The following are from one region of the Amia ocellicauda isolate fAmiCal2 chromosome 1, fAmiCal2.hap1, whole genome shotgun sequence genome:
- the rsph3 gene encoding radial spoke head protein 3 homolog, protein MASVLQPQKEAASGTYTFASRPRAVQSRSKYRETVSEQTEDQVNYGNIMYDRRVVRGNTYAQHILPITAQADPIEVQRQQEARRRAIARKRAKEQFRQRTPEPLEGRKHIDVQTELYLEELSDRIEEANVECQTDAFLDKPATPLFIPAKTGKDVATQIEEGELFDFDIEVKPVLEVLVGKTVEQALLEVMEEEELASLRAQQRAFEELRNAELVEVQRLEEQERRHREEKERRVKQQREILRLEKETAEKIAARAFAQHYLADLLPSVYTTLRDNGYFYNPVERDVETGFLPWLMTEVTNKLDRGSLGRTALDMLIRDVVDKRLKDFQQMEQEPPSSN, encoded by the exons ATGGCATCTGTTTTACAGCCGCAAAAGGAGGCTGCCAGTGGCACGTACACGTTTGCCAGCCGCCCCAGGGCTGTGCAGAGCCGAAGCAAGTACAGAGAAACTGTGTCAGAGCA AACGGAGGATCAGGTTAATTATGGAAATATTATGTATGACCGCCGAGTTGTCAGGGGAAATACATATGCTCAACACATACTGCCAATT ACAGCCCAGGCAGACCCCATAGAGGTGCAGAGACAGCAGGAAGCCAGAAGGAGGGCAATAGCAAGAAAACGGGCCAAGGAACAGTTTCGGCAGAGGACTCCCGAACCATTGGAAGGCAGGAAACATATTGATGTGCAGACAG AGTTATACCTTGAAGAGCTGAGCGATCGCATTGAGGAGGCCAATGTGGAATGTCAGACTGATGCCTTCCTAGACAAACCGGCCACGCCTCTCTTCATTCCGGCCAAAACAGGGAAGGATGTGGCCACTCAGATAGAGGAAGGAGAG CTGTTTGACTTCGACATTGAGGTGAAGCCAGTCCTGGAGGTGCTGGTGGGGAAGACGGTGGAACAGGCCCTGCTGGAGgtgatggaggaggaggagctggcCAGCCTGCGCGCCCAGCAGCGGGCCTTCGAAGAGCTGCGCAATGCCGAGCTGGTGGAGGTGCAGAGACTGGAGGAGCAGGAGAGGAGGCACCGGGAGGAGAAG GAGCGCAGGGTTAAGCAGCAGAGGGAGATTCTTAGGCTGGAAAAGGAGACTGCAGAGAAGATCGCAGCGCGCGCATTTGCACAGCACTACCTGGCAGACCTGCTCCCCTCTGTGTACACAACACTGCGGGACAATGGCTACTTCTATAACCCAGTTGAGCGGG ATGTGGAGACGGGATTCCTGCCTTGGTTAATGACAGAAGTCACCAACAAATTGGACCGGGGTTCCCTTGGTAGAACAGCACTGGACA TGCTCATCCGCGATGTAGTTGACAAGAGACTTAAAGACTTCCAGCAGATGGAGCAAGAGCCACCTTCTTCAAACTGA